Proteins co-encoded in one Xanthomonas campestris pv. badrii genomic window:
- the efp gene encoding elongation factor P, with protein MATVGMNDVKNGMKILVNNEPAVITETEYVKPGKGQAFTRMKYRFIKSGRVVEMTMKATDDVELADVVDTDMRYLYSDGEYWHFMDPESFEQVQADKAGMGGAEKWLKGEEDCIVTLWNGAPIWVQPPNFVELKITETDPGVRGDTSGGGGKPATLETGAVVRVPLFVNQDEVIKVDTRSGEYSARVK; from the coding sequence ATGGCCACTGTTGGCATGAACGACGTCAAGAACGGCATGAAGATCCTGGTCAACAACGAGCCGGCGGTCATCACCGAGACCGAATACGTCAAGCCGGGCAAGGGCCAGGCCTTCACCCGCATGAAGTATCGCTTCATCAAGTCCGGTCGCGTGGTGGAAATGACCATGAAGGCCACCGACGACGTGGAACTGGCCGACGTGGTCGATACCGACATGCGCTACCTGTACAGCGATGGCGAGTACTGGCACTTCATGGATCCGGAATCCTTCGAGCAGGTGCAGGCCGACAAGGCCGGCATGGGCGGCGCCGAAAAGTGGCTCAAGGGCGAGGAAGACTGCATCGTGACACTGTGGAATGGCGCGCCGATCTGGGTGCAGCCGCCGAACTTCGTCGAGCTGAAGATCACCGAGACCGACCCGGGCGTGCGCGGCGATACCTCCGGCGGCGGCGGCAAGCCGGCCACGCTGGAAACCGGCGCGGTGGTGCGTGTGCCGCTGTTCGTCAACCAGGACGAAGTGATCAAGGTCGACACCCGCTCGGGCGAATATTCGGCGCGCGTCAAGTAA